One window from the genome of Bacillus tianshenii encodes:
- a CDS encoding amino acid ABC transporter ATP-binding protein, with protein MIKIENLHKKFGKLEVLKGISTEINSGDVVAIIGPSGSGKSTLLRCINLLEEPTEGQIWVGNDEITNPKTSIMDVRQRLGMVFQHFHLFPHMNVVENLMYAPMKVKQVSKSEAEKTALDLLEKVGLSEKANVYPNRLSGGQKQRVAIARALAMAPEAMLFDEPTSALDPEMVKEVLDVMKNLAQTGMTMAIVTHEMGFAREVADRVLFLDDGRLVEETEPEEFFTNPKSERAKNFLEKIL; from the coding sequence GTGATTAAAATAGAAAATCTACACAAAAAATTTGGAAAACTAGAAGTATTAAAAGGAATCTCAACAGAAATAAACAGCGGCGATGTCGTCGCAATCATTGGGCCGTCTGGTTCAGGTAAATCAACACTTCTTCGTTGCATTAACTTGCTTGAAGAACCAACAGAAGGACAAATCTGGGTCGGGAATGATGAGATTACGAATCCGAAAACAAGTATTATGGATGTACGTCAACGGCTAGGAATGGTTTTTCAGCACTTTCATCTTTTCCCGCATATGAATGTCGTGGAAAATTTAATGTACGCACCGATGAAGGTGAAGCAAGTGTCGAAGTCGGAAGCAGAAAAGACAGCTCTTGATTTACTGGAAAAAGTAGGGCTGTCTGAAAAAGCGAATGTCTATCCGAATCGTTTGTCAGGCGGTCAAAAACAACGTGTGGCAATTGCTCGTGCTTTAGCGATGGCTCCAGAAGCGATGTTATTTGATGAGCCGACTTCTGCACTTGATCCAGAAATGGTTAAAGAAGTGCTTGATGTTATGAAGAATTTAGCGCAAACAGGGATGACAATGGCGATTGTTACTCATGAAATGGGCTTTGCTCGTGAGGTGGCTGACCGGGTTTTATTCCTAGATGATGGCAGGTTAGTTGAAGAAACAGAACCAGAAGAATTCTTCACAAATCCAAAATCAGAGCGTGCAAAAAACTTTCTTGAAAAGATTTTATAA
- the rnz gene encoding ribonuclease Z: MDFLFLGTGAGMPAKKRNVSSIALNLNQERRAVWLFDCGEATQHQILHTAIRPRRIEHIFITHMHGDHIFGLPGLLGSRSFQDGTTPLTLFGPPGLQQFVETTLSLSQTRLRYPIRVVEGEEGVVFEDKQFTVEMRKLEHGIPSFGYRVTEHDKPGELLVDKLKEQQVPPGPLYQRLKEGETVELANGKVLNGNDYIGPKKKGRKLAVLGDTRPCEAAVELARNVDVLIHEATFAEDEADIAHEYYHSTTVQAAQIAKEAGAKKLILTHISSRYQEEGSVQLLQEARNVFSNTEVAYDFAQFQVEWS, translated from the coding sequence GTGGATTTTTTATTTTTAGGAACTGGAGCAGGTATGCCGGCAAAGAAGCGTAATGTCTCATCGATTGCGCTTAATTTAAACCAAGAGCGTCGAGCAGTCTGGCTGTTTGATTGCGGGGAGGCGACTCAACATCAAATTCTGCATACAGCTATTCGGCCGCGTCGGATTGAACATATTTTTATCACTCATATGCATGGTGACCATATTTTTGGGCTTCCTGGCTTGCTTGGGAGTCGTTCCTTTCAGGACGGTACAACGCCACTTACACTTTTCGGCCCGCCAGGACTTCAGCAATTTGTGGAAACAACACTTTCTCTCAGTCAGACACGCTTGCGTTATCCAATCCGTGTTGTAGAAGGAGAGGAAGGTGTAGTGTTCGAAGATAAGCAATTTACAGTCGAAATGAGAAAGCTAGAGCATGGCATTCCAAGCTTTGGTTATCGTGTTACCGAACACGACAAGCCTGGTGAATTGCTTGTTGATAAGTTAAAGGAGCAGCAAGTTCCTCCTGGGCCGCTATACCAGCGTTTAAAAGAAGGAGAGACGGTAGAGCTTGCCAATGGGAAAGTGCTGAATGGGAACGATTATATTGGCCCGAAGAAGAAAGGCCGCAAGCTGGCTGTACTCGGTGATACACGACCATGTGAAGCAGCAGTAGAGCTTGCTCGAAATGTAGATGTCCTTATCCATGAAGCGACATTTGCAGAGGATGAGGCGGATATTGCGCATGAATATTATCATTCAACAACTGTTCAAGCCGCCCAAATAGCAAAAGAAGCAGGAGCTAAGAAGCTTATCTTGACTCATATTAGTTCACGCTATCAAGAGGAAGGTTCAGTACAATTACTGCAAGAGGCACGAAATGTATTTTCAAATACAGAAGTGGCGTATGACTTTGCACAATTTCAAGTCGAATGGAGTTGA
- a CDS encoding carboxyl transferase domain-containing protein, with protein MDIYEKINELYDKRREVELGGGDDRIDKQHEKGKLTARERIDLLLDEGTFVELNPFIEHRCQDFGLAGKSGPGEGVVTGYGKVHGRLIFVFSQDFTVFGGALGEMHAQKIAKVMDLAAKNGAPMIGLNDSGGARIQEGVVSLDGYGHIFYRNSIYSGVVPQISVIMGPCAGGAVYSPAITDFVFMVEKTSQMFITGPKVIETVTGEKISSENLGGAKVHNSISGNAHFSGKSEQEVLEDVRRLLGYLPQSNEEQPPRMEYNEEDDYRPDLTDAIPFDAIRPYDVRKVINQVVDNDSFMEVQKDFAKNVVIGLARVRGEVIGLVCNQPKVMAGGLDIDSSDKASRFIRFCDSFNIPIITFEDVTGFFPGIKQEHGGIIRHGAKILYAYSEATVPKLTIILRKAYGGAYVALNSKAIGADVVYSWPNAEIAVMGPQGAANIIFAREINESEDPEAKRAEKIEEYREKFANPYVAASMGMVDDVIDPRETRIKIIQALDMLRNKKEERPKKKHGNIPL; from the coding sequence ATGGATATTTATGAAAAAATTAATGAATTATATGATAAGAGAAGAGAAGTTGAGCTTGGCGGTGGCGATGACCGTATTGATAAGCAGCATGAAAAAGGAAAATTGACTGCACGTGAGCGGATCGATCTTCTTCTTGATGAAGGTACATTTGTAGAATTAAACCCATTTATTGAGCACCGTTGCCAAGACTTTGGTCTTGCAGGCAAGAGTGGTCCTGGTGAAGGGGTTGTCACAGGATATGGAAAGGTGCATGGTCGTTTAATTTTTGTATTCTCGCAAGACTTTACAGTATTCGGTGGGGCGCTTGGAGAAATGCACGCGCAAAAAATTGCTAAGGTAATGGACCTTGCAGCGAAAAATGGCGCACCAATGATCGGCTTGAATGACTCAGGGGGCGCGCGTATTCAAGAAGGTGTGGTATCATTAGATGGGTACGGTCATATTTTCTACCGTAACTCAATCTATTCAGGCGTAGTTCCACAAATTTCGGTTATTATGGGACCGTGTGCAGGTGGGGCAGTTTACTCACCAGCTATTACAGATTTTGTATTCATGGTTGAAAAAACAAGTCAAATGTTTATCACAGGACCGAAAGTAATTGAAACGGTTACAGGTGAAAAGATATCGTCTGAAAATCTAGGCGGAGCGAAAGTACATAACTCTATAAGCGGGAATGCGCATTTCTCTGGTAAGTCTGAGCAAGAAGTGCTTGAGGATGTTCGTCGACTGTTAGGTTATTTACCACAAAGTAATGAAGAACAGCCACCGAGAATGGAATATAACGAAGAGGATGATTACCGTCCAGATTTAACGGACGCAATCCCTTTTGATGCTATTCGTCCTTATGACGTGCGTAAAGTAATCAACCAAGTTGTTGACAACGATTCCTTTATGGAAGTGCAAAAAGACTTTGCGAAAAACGTTGTAATCGGTTTAGCTCGTGTTCGTGGTGAAGTAATTGGTCTAGTATGTAACCAGCCGAAAGTAATGGCAGGCGGCTTAGACATTGATTCCTCAGACAAAGCATCACGCTTTATTCGTTTCTGTGACTCGTTTAATATCCCGATTATTACGTTTGAAGACGTAACAGGCTTCTTCCCAGGGATTAAGCAGGAACACGGCGGTATTATCCGACACGGTGCGAAGATTTTGTATGCTTATTCTGAAGCGACTGTACCGAAGCTGACGATTATCCTTCGTAAAGCATATGGCGGTGCGTATGTGGCGTTGAACAGTAAGGCGATCGGCGCAGATGTTGTATACTCATGGCCAAATGCTGAAATTGCGGTAATGGGACCTCAAGGGGCAGCTAACATTATCTTTGCTCGTGAAATTAACGAAAGTGAAGATCCAGAAGCAAAACGTGCGGAGAAGATTGAAGAATATCGTGAAAAGTTTGCGAATCCGTATGTTGCGGCTTCTATGGGGATGGTCGATGATGTCATTGATCCGCGTGAAACACGTATCAAAATCATTCAAGCGCTTGATATGCTTCGTAACAAGAAAGAGGAACGTCCGAAGAAGAAGCACGGCAATATCCCGCTATAA
- a CDS encoding transporter substrate-binding domain-containing protein: MKKFFMIFTFVVMAGVLAACGTGGSEDGQTSGEQSADTDKKVLVMGTSADYPPFEYVETAKSDEIIGFDVDLAKAITEKLGYEMEIKDIDFNGLIPALQSNKVDFVLAGMTPTEERKENVDFSQVYYEANHMIVSSKDSKIEKLEDLEGKKVGVQLGSIQEGKAEEIKETIDITIDSRNRIPELVQEIKAGRFDAAIIEDTVAKGYLEKNEDLQAFVLPNTEEAGSAVAFPKGSEHVEEFDKAITELKESGELDEMIKKWFGGEQPKQ; encoded by the coding sequence ATGAAAAAGTTTTTTATGATTTTTACTTTTGTCGTAATGGCAGGTGTATTGGCTGCTTGTGGCACAGGTGGAAGTGAAGATGGACAAACTTCAGGTGAGCAATCAGCTGACACAGATAAAAAAGTGTTGGTAATGGGGACATCTGCTGACTATCCGCCATTCGAATATGTTGAAACAGCGAAAAGCGATGAAATTATCGGTTTTGACGTTGACCTTGCAAAAGCGATTACTGAAAAGTTAGGTTATGAAATGGAAATTAAAGACATTGATTTTAACGGCCTTATTCCTGCCCTGCAATCAAATAAAGTTGATTTTGTTTTAGCAGGTATGACACCGACTGAAGAACGTAAAGAAAATGTTGATTTTTCACAAGTTTATTATGAAGCAAATCATATGATTGTTTCTTCAAAAGACAGCAAAATTGAAAAACTTGAAGATTTAGAAGGCAAAAAAGTAGGCGTACAGCTTGGTTCAATCCAAGAAGGAAAAGCTGAAGAAATCAAAGAAACGATTGATATTACAATCGATAGCCGCAACCGTATCCCAGAGCTTGTTCAAGAAATTAAAGCAGGTCGTTTTGATGCGGCAATTATTGAAGATACAGTGGCAAAAGGATATCTAGAGAAAAATGAAGACCTTCAAGCATTCGTACTTCCGAACACAGAAGAAGCAGGAAGCGCAGTTGCTTTCCCGAAAGGAAGCGAGCATGTTGAAGAGTTCGACAAAGCAATTACAGAGCTGAAAGAAAGCGGCGAACTTGATGAAATGATTAAGAAATGGTTCGGTGGCGAACAGCCAAAGCAGTAA
- a CDS encoding aromatic acid exporter family protein: MFKIGYRTVKTAVGTALSIWLAQILGFDNFVSAGILTILCIQVTQKRSLISAWERFLACIIGMAFAFAFFEGIAYHPLVIGLLLILFIPTLVFIKAKKGVVTSSVIILHFYIQEKMTTAFILNELGIIGIGIGVALIMNLYMPSMEMELQRRQTKVEQNFKRIFDEIALYLRDGDHLWDGREIMETNEMIQSAKTLAFRDVENHFTRNEDTYYHYFKMREKQMDVVEQMLWIVSSLSIPHDHAERIAELIEEISDSVHPGNTAQYFLDKLESLRGDFREMELPATRQEFEVRASLFHFLNELEKYLILKRYFKKSDL, encoded by the coding sequence ATGTTTAAAATCGGTTATCGAACCGTCAAAACAGCTGTCGGAACAGCTCTTTCCATTTGGCTTGCCCAAATACTCGGATTTGATAATTTTGTTTCGGCAGGTATCTTAACAATTTTGTGTATTCAAGTTACTCAAAAGCGTTCATTAATTAGTGCGTGGGAAAGATTCCTCGCTTGTATTATTGGAATGGCCTTTGCGTTTGCCTTCTTTGAAGGGATTGCCTATCATCCGCTTGTGATTGGTTTGTTATTGATCTTATTTATCCCCACTCTCGTTTTCATAAAGGCGAAGAAGGGGGTTGTGACAAGCTCCGTCATTATTTTACATTTTTATATTCAAGAAAAGATGACAACTGCTTTTATTTTAAATGAACTTGGTATTATTGGGATTGGAATCGGAGTTGCACTCATTATGAACCTTTATATGCCGAGTATGGAAATGGAGCTACAGCGAAGACAAACAAAGGTTGAGCAGAACTTTAAGCGAATCTTTGATGAAATTGCCCTCTACCTTCGGGATGGTGATCACTTATGGGATGGACGAGAAATTATGGAAACAAACGAAATGATTCAATCGGCTAAAACCCTTGCTTTCCGAGATGTTGAAAATCATTTTACACGAAACGAAGACACGTATTATCATTATTTTAAAATGCGTGAAAAGCAAATGGATGTTGTTGAGCAGATGCTGTGGATTGTTTCATCTCTTTCTATCCCGCATGATCATGCTGAAAGAATTGCAGAATTAATTGAAGAAATTAGTGATTCCGTTCACCCAGGAAACACTGCGCAATACTTTCTAGATAAGCTTGAGAGTCTAAGAGGAGATTTCAGGGAAATGGAGCTGCCGGCTACTCGTCAAGAATTTGAGGTTCGTGCTTCATTGTTTCATTTTTTAAATGAGTTGGAGAAATACTTAATTCTAAAGCGATATTTTAAGAAGAGTGATCTATAG
- the mce gene encoding methylmalonyl-CoA epimerase, producing MAKKIDHIGVAVESIDRSLPLYTEHLGLELLGVEEVQSEGVKVAFLKIGESKIELLEPLSEESPIAKFLAKKGEGIHHIALGVDSIEERIKDMKENGIRMIHDEAKTGAGGAKIAFMHPKSTGSVLYELCEKPAKGDN from the coding sequence ATGGCGAAGAAAATTGACCATATCGGCGTAGCGGTAGAATCGATTGACCGTTCACTGCCGCTTTATACCGAGCACCTTGGATTAGAATTACTTGGTGTTGAAGAAGTTCAATCAGAAGGTGTGAAAGTAGCTTTCTTAAAAATTGGGGAATCTAAAATTGAATTGCTTGAACCACTTTCTGAGGAGAGCCCAATTGCCAAGTTTTTAGCGAAAAAGGGAGAAGGTATTCATCATATCGCACTTGGCGTTGATTCAATTGAAGAGCGCATCAAAGATATGAAAGAAAACGGTATTCGCATGATTCATGATGAAGCAAAGACAGGTGCAGGTGGGGCGAAAATTGCCTTTATGCATCCGAAATCAACAGGAAGTGTACTTTATGAATTGTGTGAAAAACCAGCGAAGGGGGACAACTAA
- a CDS encoding thiamine pyrophosphate-dependent enzyme encodes MATLEHNVPAVAKAKQNVTFESGNEMAALAAAQINYHLMGYFPITPSTEIAQLLDQMKARGEHDIQLIAADGEHGSSGICYGASAAGARVFNATSANGFMYMLEQLPVQSGTRFPMVMNLVTRAISGPLDIRGDHSDLYYGLNTGWVILTARTPQAVYDLNIMALKIAEHSDVRLPVIVAYDGFFTSHQKRKVHYFEDRSVVQTFVGERPTGFANALDFENPVTIGAHMDGNDLINNNYQQSEALYKAGKVFKEVAKEYALLSGRQYPMLDLYRMEDAEVALFLLNSAAESAKDAVDKLRAQGVKAGVISPNMIRPFPAEEIREALKDVKALLVAERADSYGGNGPNLTHEVKSALQVDAENKTIVLSRVFGIGGKDFFTEDAEAFFNLTINAVEKGYAEKPFDYYGVTTGDPENRSLKAIEPLYGDAYKTGLIKVEQDSETHKLKVKIPPLRQLTAKPKRLASGHGACPGCGIFPALELFFKGIEGDAVILFQTGCAYVVTTAYPYSSHKQPTIHNLFQNGPATLSGTLEAFLEMKRRGDVKVSDDVTFVMITGDGGMDIGMGSAIGTAMRNHKMILLEYDNEGYMNTGSQMSYSTPMGHMTSTTGVGKTQQGKAFHHKDTPQIMAATNIPYVFTATEAFPQDLVKKAAKAQWYAQNEGLVYGKILITCPLNWKAEDRYGNKIMEHAVNSCFFPLYEVERGETTITHNPEAKKKRVPLSDWLSYMGKSKHLLKEQNAPLLQEFETEVERRWQKLKAKHENPYL; translated from the coding sequence ATGGCGACACTCGAACACAATGTACCCGCTGTAGCGAAAGCAAAACAAAACGTCACTTTTGAATCTGGAAATGAGATGGCTGCACTTGCAGCCGCACAAATTAACTATCATTTGATGGGCTATTTCCCGATTACACCTTCTACTGAAATTGCACAGCTGCTTGACCAAATGAAGGCACGCGGCGAGCATGATATTCAATTAATTGCAGCAGATGGTGAGCACGGTTCTTCTGGCATTTGTTACGGCGCTTCTGCAGCAGGCGCGCGTGTCTTTAATGCGACGAGTGCGAATGGCTTTATGTATATGCTTGAACAGCTGCCAGTCCAATCAGGTACACGCTTTCCAATGGTTATGAATCTCGTTACACGTGCAATCAGTGGACCGCTTGATATTCGCGGTGATCATTCTGATTTGTACTACGGGTTGAACACAGGCTGGGTCATCCTTACTGCCCGGACGCCACAGGCTGTCTATGACTTAAATATAATGGCCCTTAAGATCGCTGAGCACTCTGATGTCCGCCTTCCTGTTATTGTCGCATATGACGGATTCTTTACTTCTCATCAAAAACGAAAAGTGCACTATTTCGAAGACCGTTCCGTTGTCCAAACATTTGTTGGAGAACGTCCAACTGGCTTCGCAAATGCACTGGACTTTGAAAACCCCGTGACGATCGGTGCACACATGGATGGCAATGATTTAATTAACAATAACTATCAACAATCAGAAGCACTTTATAAAGCAGGTAAAGTATTCAAAGAAGTGGCAAAAGAATATGCCCTTCTATCAGGACGTCAATATCCAATGCTGGATTTGTACCGTATGGAAGATGCAGAAGTCGCACTCTTCCTCTTAAACTCTGCCGCTGAATCAGCAAAAGATGCAGTAGATAAGCTTCGGGCCCAGGGTGTGAAGGCAGGCGTCATTAGTCCAAATATGATTCGTCCATTCCCTGCTGAAGAAATTCGCGAGGCACTTAAAGATGTAAAAGCATTACTTGTAGCTGAACGTGCAGACTCTTACGGCGGAAACGGACCGAACTTAACACACGAGGTGAAATCAGCCCTTCAAGTGGACGCCGAAAACAAAACGATTGTATTAAGCCGTGTATTCGGTATCGGTGGAAAAGACTTTTTCACTGAAGATGCAGAAGCCTTTTTCAACCTTACAATCAATGCTGTGGAAAAAGGCTACGCTGAAAAACCATTTGACTATTATGGCGTCACAACAGGCGACCCTGAAAACCGTTCGCTTAAAGCGATCGAACCGCTTTATGGTGATGCCTACAAAACAGGCTTAATTAAAGTGGAACAAGATTCCGAAACTCATAAATTAAAAGTAAAAATTCCGCCACTCCGCCAGTTAACGGCAAAACCGAAACGACTTGCTTCAGGTCATGGGGCTTGTCCAGGCTGTGGCATTTTCCCTGCACTCGAGCTTTTCTTTAAGGGGATCGAAGGTGACGCGGTCATTTTATTCCAAACAGGCTGTGCCTATGTTGTAACAACTGCTTATCCTTATAGTTCACATAAGCAGCCGACCATTCATAACTTGTTCCAAAATGGTCCTGCTACCCTGTCTGGAACGCTTGAAGCATTCCTAGAAATGAAGCGCCGCGGTGACGTGAAGGTTTCAGATGATGTGACATTTGTGATGATTACAGGTGACGGTGGAATGGATATTGGGATGGGCTCTGCAATTGGAACAGCAATGCGTAACCATAAAATGATTTTGCTAGAATATGATAATGAAGGCTACATGAATACTGGTTCGCAAATGTCTTATTCAACACCAATGGGTCACATGACAAGCACAACAGGAGTCGGCAAGACACAGCAAGGAAAAGCATTTCATCATAAAGACACGCCGCAAATTATGGCAGCAACAAATATCCCTTACGTCTTTACTGCAACAGAAGCCTTTCCACAAGACCTCGTAAAAAAAGCAGCAAAAGCGCAATGGTATGCGCAAAATGAAGGACTTGTCTATGGTAAAATCTTAATTACATGCCCGTTAAACTGGAAAGCTGAAGACCGTTATGGGAACAAAATTATGGAGCATGCCGTAAACTCTTGCTTCTTTCCGTTATACGAAGTGGAGCGTGGTGAAACGACGATTACACATAATCCAGAAGCAAAGAAAAAACGTGTACCTCTAAGCGACTGGCTTTCGTATATGGGAAAATCGAAACACCTATTAAAAGAACAAAACGCTCCCCTGCTCCAAGAATTTGAAACAGAAGTTGAACGTCGCTGGCAAAAGCTAAAAGCTAAGCATGAAAACCCATATTTATAA
- a CDS encoding DNA polymerase IV, translating to MKSMYPKNGRVILHVDMNSFYASVEMANDPSLKGKALAIAGNPKERKGIVVTSSYEARAKGVKTTMPLWQAKRLCPELLVMRPNFPLYRQTSLAMFQILSRYSALVQPVSIDEGYVDLTDSSVFGSPLEIAHQIQADIKNELDLPCSIGIAPNKFLAKTASDMKKPMGITVLRKREVPKKLWPLPVIEMHGIGERTAEKLAQIKVHTIGDLANGDDYALKELLGINGLRLKERANGIDNRKVDPDALSEFKSIGNSKTLPHDTTDEAEIRSILQSLAQSVAKRMSRQDVISWNVQLMIRYYDRKTITRSRKLPQAVDKDTEIFQAARHLFDEHWNGEPIRLLGVTAQQLEEKSDAYRQLDLFSYEQEAIKEPLYNTVESLREKYGKDVISNGKLFKKKPHIDGGERHKGTSFQKDFLRHFRFGKKDE from the coding sequence ATGAAATCAATGTATCCGAAAAACGGAAGAGTCATTTTGCATGTGGATATGAACAGCTTCTACGCCTCAGTGGAGATGGCAAATGATCCGTCGTTAAAAGGAAAGGCACTTGCGATTGCAGGGAATCCGAAAGAACGGAAAGGGATTGTCGTAACAAGCAGCTATGAAGCACGTGCAAAAGGCGTGAAAACGACGATGCCATTGTGGCAGGCAAAGCGGCTTTGTCCTGAACTGCTTGTCATGCGACCGAACTTTCCGCTCTACCGTCAGACATCGCTTGCAATGTTTCAAATCCTTTCTCGTTATTCTGCTCTCGTTCAGCCTGTGTCAATTGATGAAGGGTATGTTGATTTAACAGACAGCAGTGTGTTTGGTTCTCCGCTTGAGATTGCCCATCAAATCCAAGCGGACATTAAAAATGAGCTCGATCTGCCTTGTAGCATTGGCATAGCGCCGAATAAATTTTTGGCTAAGACGGCCTCTGATATGAAAAAGCCTATGGGGATTACCGTGCTGCGTAAACGAGAAGTTCCCAAAAAGCTTTGGCCGCTCCCTGTCATTGAGATGCACGGTATCGGTGAGCGAACGGCGGAAAAGTTGGCACAGATTAAAGTCCATACAATCGGAGACTTAGCAAATGGCGATGACTATGCACTGAAGGAGTTGCTTGGCATCAACGGTCTTCGCTTGAAGGAGCGGGCAAATGGGATCGATAATCGAAAGGTTGACCCAGATGCGTTATCAGAATTCAAAAGTATTGGAAATTCTAAGACATTGCCGCATGATACAACAGATGAAGCAGAAATCCGCAGCATTCTTCAAAGCCTTGCACAATCTGTTGCGAAACGAATGAGCCGACAAGATGTGATTAGCTGGAACGTTCAATTAATGATTCGCTACTATGACCGAAAAACAATTACGCGCAGCCGAAAGCTTCCGCAGGCTGTTGATAAAGACACAGAAATCTTTCAAGCTGCACGGCATTTATTTGACGAGCATTGGAACGGCGAGCCAATTCGCTTGCTCGGGGTGACAGCTCAACAGCTTGAAGAAAAATCAGATGCTTATAGACAGCTCGACCTCTTTTCATATGAACAGGAAGCAATTAAAGAGCCGCTCTATAACACTGTTGAAAGCTTAAGGGAAAAGTACGGAAAAGATGTTATTTCAAATGGGAAATTATTCAAGAAGAAGCCTCATATTGATGGGGGAGAGCGCCATAAGGGAACAAGCTTTCAAAAGGATTTCTTACGTCATTTTCGATTTGGCAAAAAGGATGAATGA
- a CDS encoding amino acid ABC transporter permease translates to MGLNFTQIVPSIPYILEGIWVTVKIVLVSALIGFILGTILSLFKIGRVKALIWIADAYTSIFRGTPLILQLMIIYYGLPQLIGIEVPAFIAAVSAFGLNSAAYVSEIIRAGIGAIDRGQREAAMALGVPYSPMMKDIILPQALKNILPALMNEFITLTKESAVVMVIGVADIMRRSYIVGGELYAFFEPMLFVGLIYWIMVMGLTLLGKALERRMSRSD, encoded by the coding sequence ATGGGTTTGAATTTCACACAAATCGTGCCCTCCATCCCCTACATTCTTGAGGGGATATGGGTTACGGTTAAGATTGTTTTAGTTAGTGCACTGATCGGTTTTATTCTCGGAACGATTCTATCCCTATTTAAAATAGGACGTGTTAAGGCACTTATATGGATAGCAGATGCTTATACATCCATTTTCCGTGGGACACCACTTATCCTGCAGTTGATGATCATTTATTATGGGCTGCCACAGTTAATCGGAATTGAAGTGCCGGCTTTCATAGCAGCTGTTAGTGCTTTTGGCTTAAATTCAGCTGCATATGTATCAGAGATTATCCGCGCAGGTATTGGGGCAATTGACCGTGGTCAGCGTGAAGCCGCAATGGCTTTAGGTGTACCATATAGTCCAATGATGAAAGATATTATTTTACCACAGGCGTTGAAAAACATTCTGCCTGCATTAATGAACGAATTTATTACATTAACGAAAGAGTCAGCGGTTGTGATGGTCATTGGTGTTGCTGATATTATGCGTCGTTCTTACATCGTCGGCGGCGAATTATATGCCTTTTTTGAACCGATGTTATTTGTAGGGTTAATATACTGGATTATGGTCATGGGGTTGACTCTCCTTGGAAAAGCGCTTGAGAGGAGGATGAGTCGCAGTGATTAA
- a CDS encoding M20/M25/M40 family metallo-hydrolase → MVNQERLIDEFMELVQVDSETKHEAKIAEVLKEKFSALGVEIEEDNARNETEHDANNLICTLKGTKDGVDTIYFTSHMDTVVPGNGVKPSIKGDKIVTDGTTILGADDKAGLAAMLEAIKVLKEQEIEHGDIQFVITVGEESGLVGAKALDASYMKAKYGYALDSDGQVGNIIVAAPTQAKVRAVINGKTAHAGVAPEKGVSAITIAAKAIAKMPLGRIDAETTANIGRFEGGKQTNIVCDRVDILAEARSLVPEKMEKQVAKMKEAFEKTAEEMGGSADIEVEVMYPGFKFNDGDAVVEIAKSAVEKIGRKPELLTSGGGSDANIFNGHGIPTINLAVGYEEIHTTNEKMPIAELVKTAELVLAVIEKAAE, encoded by the coding sequence ATGGTTAATCAAGAGCGTCTTATTGACGAGTTTATGGAATTGGTGCAAGTTGACTCAGAAACAAAGCACGAAGCAAAGATTGCTGAAGTGTTAAAAGAAAAATTTTCAGCGCTTGGTGTGGAAATTGAAGAAGACAATGCACGCAATGAAACAGAACACGATGCAAACAATTTAATTTGCACGTTAAAAGGTACGAAAGATGGCGTTGATACAATTTATTTCACATCCCATATGGACACGGTTGTACCAGGGAATGGTGTGAAGCCTTCGATCAAAGGCGACAAAATTGTAACAGACGGAACGACAATTCTTGGCGCAGATGATAAAGCAGGTCTTGCAGCAATGCTTGAAGCAATCAAAGTATTGAAAGAGCAAGAAATCGAACATGGTGATATTCAATTTGTGATTACAGTCGGTGAAGAATCAGGTCTTGTCGGTGCAAAAGCATTAGATGCTTCATATATGAAAGCGAAATACGGCTATGCGCTTGATTCTGACGGACAAGTTGGAAACATCATCGTTGCAGCTCCAACACAAGCAAAGGTTCGAGCTGTTATCAATGGAAAAACAGCTCACGCTGGTGTAGCTCCTGAAAAAGGTGTTTCAGCCATTACGATTGCAGCAAAAGCAATTGCAAAAATGCCGCTTGGCCGTATTGATGCTGAAACAACAGCCAATATCGGTCGATTTGAAGGCGGAAAGCAAACAAATATCGTCTGTGACCGTGTTGATATTCTCGCTGAAGCACGTTCTTTAGTACCTGAAAAGATGGAAAAACAGGTTGCAAAGATGAAAGAAGCATTTGAAAAGACAGCAGAAGAGATGGGTGGAAGTGCTGACATTGAAGTAGAAGTAATGTACCCAGGCTTTAAATTCAATGACGGTGATGCAGTCGTTGAAATCGCGAAAAGCGCTGTTGAAAAGATTGGCCGCAAGCCTGAACTGCTTACAAGCGGTGGTGGAAGTGATGCCAATATCTTTAACGGACACGGTATCCCAACGATTAACCTTGCTGTTGGTTATGAAGAAATTCATACAACAAATGAAAAAATGCCAATTGCAGAGCTTGTCAAAACAGCTGAACTTGTACTGGCTGTTATTGAAAAGGCTGCTGAATAA